CAACGGGTTCTTTTAGCGTTACAATACTAAGGCCGATATCCAGGGCGCCTTCCTCAGGTCTTGCGTGCGGCATGGCGATTCCCGGTGAGATTACGATATAGGTTCCGTTCACCTCAACATTTTTTAGCATTGCCTGGATGTAAGACTCATCTGCCAGCCCCTTATCTACAAGGAGCCTGCCGCTTTCCTTAACGGCTTCATCCCGACTGGCGGCCTCAAATTTTGCTTTTATTAATTCTGTGGTCAAAATTTCTTTTAACATCGGTTGATAAATTCCTTTCTTTGGTTCTGAATTTTCTGTAATTCCCAAATATATACTCAATTCATTTTTTAAAGGCGCCAGCTTATGATCCTCGATTTCCACATATTTGCCAATAATGTTCATCACCTCGGCCATATGGATCCTGGCAGTTAAAAATGACAATTGGCTCTGTATTTCCTTTATGTCATAATCCGATAAATAAGGGCTTACTTTCAGTACCTTTGTGTCCTTCCACTTAAAAGGTACCGTGGATATGATCAGGTCCGGAGTATGTTCCTTCAGCCACAGTGCCGCATTTCTCACACTGAATGTCCCCAATATATTCACATGGAAGATTGCCTGCAGCCTGCTTTTTAATATCTCAGAAGTGCTGATTCCTGCGTTGCAGACAATGATGACATTGGGCGTCCTGCGGATCTGTTTTTCATTTCTTTCTATTACGGAAGCAAAAAACAATGTGAAATATGATATCTCGTGCTCATTAAAATGCACTTTAAGCTCTTCTTCAAGTACCTTTACACTCTTTTCCACTGCTTTATTAAGCTGGTAGAAATTTTCCAAAACATAGCTCAATAATGGATTTTCAGCCCATTCCCCAGCCAAAGCCCGCTTATAGGCAGGACGCAGATGGTTGAGCAGTCCCTCATAAAGCTTGGAATCGGTTCGAAAAGCTTCAAAGGAGTATTCCTGTGCCACTGCATCGATAAACTGGTTCGTTACCAGATTAAAGGGCAGCCATTTTTCAGATAACAGCTCCTCGGATTTGACAACAGATGCTTCTGCCAGTTTATTGGCCAGATAAAAGCAGTCATCAATCGATACTTCCCTGCCGAATATCGCTTCAATTTCTTCATGCCGTTCCACAAATGCCTTTTCTTCTCTCGTTAAAACATCCTTTGGTCCTCCGGTGAACGCTTTTCCGATGGAGATCCTTGCATAAGTGACATAAAAGGCGATCAGCATACGGTTAAATGATACATCGCTTAGTTCTACATTAAGCCGTCTTGCTACATCATCAAGAAAGGCTTCACAGGAATACAGGATCTGCATATCTTCCTTTCCTGCCCTGTCCTCAAAAAACAGCGGATCCTCACTGATGGAAAGAATCAGAAGATTCCTGATGTTTTGCTCTTTACCGGAAATCCGGTACCCTTTAAAGGGTGTGGCCTCTACTGCGATGGAATGAAAGCTGAGCATTTCCCTTACTTCCTTTAAATCACCGATGAGGGTATTTCTTGAAATATCAAGTTCCTTCAACAAGTCATCCACCGTGAACTGATCCCCGGACAAGAGTATGGACGTGGTGATCCGCAGTCGCCGGATTCTTAAATTCGACAGAACAAAAGCCGGGGTAGAGTGGATCAGACTCTCAAACTCTATCATCAGCGGTTCCGTATAAAACATCTTCCCCTTATCTGCATTGATTTCAGAGTATCCGGAAGCCTCCAGTAATTCATTTAATTTTTTTATATCACTGTAAATCGTTCTGCTGCTTACAGAAAACTGCTGTGCCAGCTCCCGCACGGTAAACTCACGGTTGCTCTGGCAGACAAGGCGGAATATTTCTAAAAGTCGGTTTTCCATGGTTTCCTCCTTTATGTGATAAGTATAGCATTCCATTGAAATCATCTACAAATCCAATTTGCTTCACTTTTTTTGAATGGATAGGTATATGGCGGGCAAACCACAAAAAAAGACGCCGCTTACGCTGACGCCATATGATGATTCATAAGTCAAGGTTGTTTGAAATACAAAATTTTTAGAAGCTTCCTTATAACTGAATTTGCTCAGATATCAGTTATAAGGAAGCTGAATTTTAAATCATCTAAGAATATAAAAATATATATTGCATGGATAATAAATCAAGTATATAGGTAATGCCATATTTCCCATAAATACTAAGGTAGTCATTTGAGATACTATTCTTACTTATATAAAAAACATCTTCATAAGCACTTTTTAAACTTTGATCCCTGTTTCCTGTTATTAAAAATTTATGGCCTTTTAAACTTTTAACAAATTCAAATGACAGCTCTGCAAACTTTCCAGATGCTGATACAGTAATTATGATATCCTCAGCATTGAAAGATTTTAAAACATTGTTCTTAGTAAATGAATTTGAAATAACATGAGTGACCTTAGATGCAAACATTAATTCCTGCTGAAACTTTGCGATTGTTCCGCTGGTATTGTTTGCACATAAGAATACGATATTAACATCTCTATGAAGCAGCTGACATAAAAAACTTATCTTTTCAAAATTAAAATGCTCATCGATATCTATAATCATGTCATTAATAAGGTTTTTTATATGGCTTTGATAATTGTAATATTCTTCAATATCCCTATATCTTAAATTACTTGGAAATACTAATTTAGTCACTGAACTTTTTAATTTGCTGAAATTATCGTATCCCAGTTGTTCGCAGAATCTTCTGATGGCTGATATGGATGTAAAGCATTCCTCTGTGATTTCTGAAATACTAACACTGGAAATTCTATATAGATTCTTTAAAATGTACTGTGCTAATACATATTCAATATTATCTGATTTTCCTGCGTTAACTATTAATGATAAAGAGTTTAAGAGACCTAAGTTATTGATTTCCACATTACATTCCTCCATTGAGCTTATTAATGCATGATTCCTCTTCTATTATAAGCTGTTTATAACCGGACGGGTATGCAGATAAAAGTGCTCAAAACAGACATTGGAACAACGATCAGAATTCTCATTTGGAACCTGTGAATGCCGCTCTCTTATTGAGTAAGAATGGGCGGCAGTAAGCAGTCGCATTACTTGTTGGAATGACTTCTTCCGGAAGTTTGATTGCCAATTCTTCCATGATATAAGCCCTGCGTTTCTGGATTCGATTCCACACTTCCGGATATTCTTTTTTTATTGCTTCCCGTAATGCCTTGTCAGCCAGCATAACTCCGCTCTCACAGCTGATTCCGCCATAACCGGGAACGGATGGAATGATATCAATCTGGAACAGCATTCCACTCTTTATTCGTTCCTCAGAACCTTTGTATACCGGAGAAGCAAGCCATTCTTCATCGGCACATAGGTGACCGGGGTTTAATGACCATCCATACTGGGCTTTTGGCAGCACTTCCTCTATCTTATCATATAATTCATTTCCGTCCATACCAATCTTAATCGTTTCTAACCAAGTCTTTACCGCAGTGTAGTAGGGAATTGCTACCTTCTTCAAGTAGTCTTTTTCACCTTCCGGCAACTCCTCTTCGCAAAATACCGCATATCCGCCGCGGCTTTGCAATCCACCCTTGAATCCCGTTGTAATTGAAATACGGTCTCCTTTTTTAATTACTTTATTGGTTGGGTATATATTGGCTTTTACAAAACGCTCCCCAGCCGCCATGATTGTTACAACATTATGAGGCTGTCCAAATGCAGCTAATTTTTCTGCAATCTGCATTTCTGTTTTTCCTTCATCAAACGCTTCCATTGCTTCTAATATACAATTTCCTGCAAGTGCAGCCCCGAATTCATAATGTGCTAGTTCATTGGCATTGTTTGTGGTACGTACGCCTCCATCACCAATGAATAAGCCCGCAGCATTAGAAAATCTGGCTTCCCTGCAGTTGCTCATGATTGCTTGTACGATAAAGTAAGGAATATCATATAATGCAGTATTATCCTCGGTTTTGCCGGTAAAATTCTTCCAACCAACAAAACCAATATTTTTTGCTTTTTCCAATCCGCACTGCATGAAAATTTCAGCCACACTTTTCTCTGTCTCCATCGGCTGGTTTGGAAGGGAAAAATACGGCATGTGCACAGCCGTCACTTCAATTCTTGATTTTGCTGCTTTGTTCAAATTCTCATTTCCTAATACCATATACGCCTTACCACAGGAATGAAGCACTAATAAGGCCTCTTCAAAACGTGGCAGGAAACCGCATATGTATTCAAAATTACTTCCGTGTTCCAAATCGGCATAGATAACAACAGTATCATAACCTTTTTCTTTCATCTTTGCCAACAACTTTTCTTTTCTTTCTTCCATTGTTTCATCACTTAATGCAACTGGTACAAGATCCTGCTCTAATTCCGGCGCTTTTATTTCTTTTAGCTGTATCATTATATATTCTCCTTCTTTAAATGTCATCAATCGGAAACATTGGACGCATAATGCGTTTGAATAGCAGCTTTGAAGTATCCTGCAGCGTTGCTCCCTGTGTTAATGACATAACAGTTAATTTGCCTTCTTCTTTTAATTCCGGGAAAATATATCCCTGTTTAACAATAATAATATCATAGTCTTCATAGTTTACACCAGCCGTATGAAACTGGTGTATTTCCACAAAAGGATGATTATTTCCTGAAACTATAATATCAATTGGTTTATCTTTGACACCAATGGTAATACAATCGCCAAAATTCCCTTCTCCTACATAAGAGTATCCGGCCAAATACCCTTTAGCTTTGACCTCAACGTCTAAATCTACTTTTGCGGATAACTCATCCAAATTCATTCCTAAAGAAATTGATACTTTCTCCTCTTCTTCCAAACCGGCTAATTTTGTTAAAGCCTCTGCATCATTTATGCCGGCAAACAAAAACTTCTTGTTACTGGTATTGACAAGTGCCAGCACCTGGCGCAATAGAACTGTATTGCATCCCACGGCTCCAGAGGTTACATTATCCCCGGAATCAGTGATGAATACGGGCTTACCTTTAAATTCTACCGCCATTTTCATTGCTTCTTCCGGCGGTGCAGTCAGTCCGGTATAATGAAATTCATGCCGTTTATCCCATACATACTTGGCTAATTTATCAGCAATATGATTTGCATATTCCTGGTCGGTTTCTGTTGCGGGGATAACAACAATACCGCATCCTGCAACATCACAGTCATGGCGGATATATCCTACATGCCAGGAACAGCTTAAAATTCTTTTATCTTCTTCTAATTCTTCTAAATATTGATTGATGGTTTTAACTGGTTCATCCGCAGAAACACTTTGTTCCCCTCCTAAAATCATGGGTAATTTACGGTATACCGGTGTAATATTTTGACGGGTCTTCAACAGTGCTGCCATCTTTTCACAAACAAACGTAATCGTTTCCTTTATATCTGTATGGGGTGAATTCCGGTAACTGCGAATCAGTGTTGTGCTTTCAACATATTCCTTCGATAAGTTGCCATGAGGATCACAAACCACTGCAACCGGTAAATAAGGCCCGACTAATTTGCGGATCTCCTTCACAATATGGTGATCACCTGATCCGCCCTCTAAATCTTCCACTTCACTTGCTCCATGCAGGTGAAGGTAGATTCCATCAATTTCATGAATGTGCTTTTTGACATCTTCCAAAATTCTATTTTCAATGAAATCAAAGGCATCTTTCTCTAATACACCGCCGGCTGCTGCATTGGCATAAATGGAAGGGATGATTTCAACTCCTTCTCTCCCAAATACATCTTCACATTTCATTTCCCGAATGCAATCTTCTCCAAATAAAAGATTAAAATTTTCCAATCTACTTTTATACGGAATGTTTGCATTGGATTCAATAACAAATTGGGCTATCAATACTTTCATTACATTCTTCCTCCTGAATATGGTTAGAAGTGTGCCTCTCACTATAAAAAATCACCCCTATGAATATTATTCACAGGAGTAATTTTTATAATATTCTTACAAAATAGATTAAGACACCCTTATTTAAAAATTATTTTATTATATTTTATTACTCTGTTTTTGAAAGAATAATCTTGCATGATACAAAAGATACTGCAACTGCCACTACTGATACGATTGCGGCCAAAAAGAAATTCCCCAAGCCGCCATCTTTCTCAACAAAGAACAAAGCTGTTAATAATCCTGGGCATCCTCCCATAACATAGCTCTTTAATCCAAAGATACCAGCAACTAAACCAGCGCTTGCCGCTCCGATTGCAGTACCAATCAAAACTCTTGGCCTCATGATTAATGATCCATAAAATGCCGGTTCCGTAACTCCGCAAAGTGCAGTGATACCAAAAGATGTAATCATACCTTTTTTGCTTTTATCGTTTCGAATGGTTGTAGCTACTGCCAACGCACTCCCACCAATACACAGGTTCGAGATATATCCCATAACCATAATCGCCGGATCATATCCAATCGTCGCAACGCTGTTAAATCCAATCGGCATAATGGCTTTGTCTAATCCCAGCATGACCATGTAAGGGTAAACCACCGCAAAGATCGGCATGGCTATTCCGCCAATTGCACTCATTAAGTTTGTAATTCCAACACCTACATAAGTACTTAAAACAGTTCCTATCGGCCCTAAAATAATTAAAGTGACAGGGACAACAACGATCATTGTACATAATGGTTTCAAAAAGTATCTCACGGTTTCAGGAATATACTTCTGGAATAACTTGTCCACAAAATACATAAATCCAATGCCTAGCATAATCGGCAATACACTGCCTGTATATTCTACCACCGGAATACCAATTCCCAAGAAGCTTAATCCTGCTGCCCCGCTAATATTTGAACTAACTAAAAGGCCGCCTAAAAATGCGCCCATGATTGGTTCCATTTTTAAACGTTTCGCCATTGTAAATCCAATGTAAACCGGCAAAAAGGTAAACGCAGCACTGAAAATCGAAGTTAAAATAACCGCAGTACCAGAATCCATGGCAACACCAAAGTAGTTAACCAGTAAGTTTTTAAATGCCAGAATCATTCCGCCTGTAATCAGCGCAGGAACAATCGGCATAAAAACTGCGGCCATGAAGTTACCAAATTTATTAACATAGTACATCGCCTTTTTTTCTTCCGGTTCTTCCAGGGAAACTGTTTCGCTGGTTATGCCTTCTTTCCAGCCTGACACATCTAAGAAATCGTTATATGCTTCATTCACATTAGGCCCAATGATAATCTGGACCTGTCCGGCTTTGCTGACAATGCCCAGGACATTTTCAATTCCTTTTAATGCTTCTTCATTTACAAGTTTCTTGCTGTTGTAGTGTAAACGAAGCCTGGTTGCACAGTGCTCAACATGATTTAAGTTTTCTATACCACCGACATGTTCTAATACTTGCTTTGACATCTCAACATATTTCATTTTATTTTTCCTCCACCCATAATTATTCTTCAATAAAATTTATCATTATATAGCTATATCAAAATTTTTAAATCATGTTAACAGCCAAATCGTTATCCGTTACCATATTTGTATACTTCAATACCCTTTTTAGATGCCCCTTTTGGCTGCGATAAGCGCTTTATACCAGTAGTAGCTTTCCTTTGGAATTCGTCTGTTGTTGTTTTTAAAATCAACTCTGACAATTCCATACCGCTTTTCATAGCCATTAATCCAACTATAGAGATCCATGGAAGACCACATATAATACCCTTGTACATTGACGCCTTCTTCTTTCGCCTGTAACATGTAGTCGATAAATTCACTGCATATTTCTATTCTTTCAGTATCTTTCACATAGCCATTATCATCGGGAGTTTCATATTGACCGCATCCGTTTTCCGTGATATAAACCAAAATATCTCCATATTTTGCCTTGATTTCCTTTAAGGCATTGTACATACATTTTGGATAGACTTCTCTACCCCAAAGATTGCGTTTAACATCAGGGTCAAATGATGTTTCAAACAGATCCTTTATACGAATGCCTTCTTTGGATTTTGATCCTTTTCCCTTATTATTGTGGAAAATTTCTGTTTCACCCTCAGAATAATCGGTTATATACTGACGATTATAAAGATTTAAGCCAATATAATCGATCTTGCCTTTTTCAAAGGCAGGAATATCTTCTTCATAAATAAATGAAGCATCGACATGATTATCCTCTAACACCTTGCTTAGTTCAGCCGGAATTTTACCAAATACGGCGGTATCTAAAACCATACGGTTGTAAAAAATATCAGCTCTTAATTTTACTAATTCTTTTTCTTTCGTGTCAGGGTCTAATTCAACATTTCCATTGTCATGAACAATCCCAATGATTCCTTTCATACCTAACACTTTATAGCTTTGAACGGCTTTCGCACTACCCAGCATCAGGTTATAAAGAACGTTCCAAAAGCGACTGAAATCAGCCTTGTAGTTTGGCGGATAATTTCCTACAACATAGCTGCAGTACGCATAATATCTTGGTTCATTGATCGTAGACCAAATCTTAACCCGGTCTCCAAAGTTTTCAAAGCACACTTTTGCATATTGATTAAAAGCATCTACAACTTTTCGGTTCTCCCATCCGCCGATTTTAGCCATCTCATTGGGGAGGTCGTAATGAAATAATGTCACATTAGGAGTAATTCCTTTTTCCATACAATAGTTAATAACATTGTTATAAAATTCAATACCTTTCGGATTGACCTCGCCAACTCCCCGCGGAATGATTCTGGCCCATGAGATTGAGAATCTATAAGTATTTTGGTTTCCTTCTGCCATCAGGTCTATATCTTCTTTAAACCTATGGTAAAAATCACTGGCAACGTCACCATCTTCATTGTTAATATTCAGAGAACTTTCATGGTTAAAGACATCCCATTCATTTAAGCCTTTCCCATCTTCGTCCCAACCTCCTTCACATTGATAAGCAGCGGTTGCCGAGCCCCATAAAAAATTTCCTTTGATACTCATGTTTTTTCTGTATTCCTCTCTTAAACAATTATCGCAAAACGTTTTACACTTTTTATTATAATCTTTTTAAAAATTTCATGTAGTTCAGAATACGAACGATTTTATAGCCGGCTTTAGCTTTCGTTATCTATAATAAAAAAAGCATTAAGGTGAGGGGACTTCTTTCACCTTAATGCTTATTTTATTTAACTATTTTTTGTTTTGAAATTAGTTTTAGATTGGTTTTGCAATGGTTTTTATATGGCTTGACAATCAAGCCATTATCTCCTTCCCCCGGCTTGGATTTGCTGTTATCTTAATACGCCGTTTTCATCGGGAATAAATGTCTTGGCTGATGTAAGCATGCGGCCATCTTTTTGAAGATAGTATGTTTTGCCTTCCAGGGTGATGAATCCTGTTCTCATAATTCCACTCTCAGGATCCAAGTAATACCAGTTACCATTATCTTTCAGCCAGCCTGTATATGATAGGCCATTGTTATCATAAAAATACCAGTTGCCGTCCTTTTTTACCCAGCCGGTCTGCATATCCGATGTGACGGAATTTGGGAATACCATGATTTTTGAAATCGCATTATCCGTTGACCAGACAAGGCAATTACGTCCTTTTGTCAGGTCATGGACTGTAACAATGTTACGGGTTAAATATGGAAACAGGTTACTTTGCTCTGTTATCCTGTATTGTTTCCCTGTATCAGAGGTAAGGGTGCCCGTCTTCCCATCTGAGTTTATAGACATAGACGCTACCGTTATGTATTCCGGAACCTGATAATCAGCCGGGATTTTACAAAGCACTGTAAAGGCATTTGTCATAGGCGGCAGACTCATAGTCATAACCGGACTAATGTCAGCATAAATAAATTCTCCTTCCTGTATTTGTTCAACTGCTTCAGGATCTCCGCTGACGGCGTTTAAAATTTTCGACTCAGAGGAAAGGTTCAAAATGATTTCCTGGTCTGCACTGGCACCGTCTTTCCTTATCATACGGAGTCTGTTTTCGGATACCTGGGTAACTGTTCCGTAAATACGTATGGAGCTTGGCAATGAAGTCTGTTCCTCTGCTTGTGTTGTAAAAGCACTCGCCGACAGGACTAATGCTAAGGAGCTAATACCGGTTAACAGTAACTTTAAATATTTCTTCATGTTTTGTCCTCCTTCATCTTTATAAGAATAGTATAACAGCAGATCCCATATTTTGGCATTACGATATATTTACAATTTACTTAATGATCGTTAGGATTTAGTCAATTTCCTTACATTGGGAACTTATTATTGATCGTTAGCAAGTTCGATGGTACTATTATAATAAAGATTATTTATGTAACTGCAGGGGTGGGGGATGATTTATGCCAGTAATCAAAGGGTTGGAATGGACTTTTAACACTGAGGCCGAAAAATATGAAAAGATGCGCCCTGGTTATGTTCCAGAACTATACGAAGATATTTTTAATTATATTGCAATTGATAAAACCAGTAATGTTTTGGAGGTTGGAATCGGTGGAGGGCAAGCAACATTACCGATTCTAAAAACAGGCTGCAAGATAACCGCTGTGGAATATGGTGAAAATTTCACAAAATTATGTCGTCAGAAATTTAAGGAATTTTCGACTTTTTCAACCGTAACAGCAAAATTTGAATACCTTGTGTACGATAAAAATATTTATGATTTAATCTATTCTGCATCTGCATTTCACTGGATACCAGAAGAAATTGGGTATACAAAAGTTTTTGATATGCTAAAAAGCGGCGGTGTCTTTGCTCGTTTTGCAAATCATCCATACAAAGATAAAGGCAGAGAAGAAATTCATGAGGCACTTCAGAAGATATATTCTATATATATGCCTGGTGCTGTAAGTGCCAATGAATACAGTGAGAATGAAGCTAAAAAACTTGCGGATATGGCTCAGAAATACGGTTTTGTTGATATAAGTTATAAATTATATCATAGAACAAGATCCTTTACAGCAAGTGAATACATATCGCTACTCGGTACTTATTCCGACCACATTGCTATTGAAGAGCATACCAGAAAAAAGTTCTTTTCAGAAATTGAAGAAACGATTCATAATTTTGGCGGCCAAATCGCTATATATGATACTATCGATTTACAGCTTGCGAGGAAACCATAATATTCTTTTGTTAGAATAATGCGAATATAATTTATTTAACAACCAAATTCAATACTTAGGAGGTTTAGATGATTTCAGACAAAAATAAGGATTGGAAAAATAGCTTTCCTCTGATGATTTGTGCTATCATTATAGCAGTCGGATTTATTATTGCTGCATTGGTTTTTGCGAACATTATGGCTGACCGCCCTATGATGGGCAATTTTAACGGTAGTATATCATCGAATAGCTATACGTATCCCGATCTTATGGAAATTGATGTTTTGCAGCAATATTTGGGTATATATCCGTCTCATGATGAATACGATAACGAAGGTTATGGTGATAACTATGACAAAATAGACAGTAAACTTCGTTCCGATTTGCAAAATAATATTTTGAATGGAGTTTGGCCAGAGTTCCCTTATGTACAGATTAACGACCGGCTTTATTTTAGTAAGCAAGCAGTTGATGATTGGTTTGCTGAACAAAGTAAACAACAACTTCGTATTAAATAAACATTATATGAAGCAGATAAACTTCAGATCAATAATGGTAATCATAGATAACTAATTAATCAGTAATTGATATGCTTCCCTTATATAAACAGCTTAACTATAAAACTGTTTATATAAGGGAAGCATATTTTCATGTCTGGATAACTTTCTTATATTATTAAATAAAAAAATCGGAAATTGGGGGATTTAAAAATGAAAAAAGAATTCAAACGGTGTCCGTAAAATTAACAAATCTGAGTTATATGGATTTTCATGGAATGAGTACGTTCTTACAATACCTTCCCCTCTTATTGTGGTAACTAGCTATAATGATAATGGAAAACCAAACGTTACAATGAAGTCCTGGTCAATAAAGTTTCCCATCAAAGAAATAAACCACTTAAAAAGATCACCAGAGTTTGAGTACCCACAATGATAATATAATTCTGTACCGAAAGGACAAAGGTCTTTTCTTTGATATGTTCCGCTCTGAAGCGGCAGATGTTTTTATGCACAGGAATAATGGTGATTAACGCCAGCAGACAGATCGGGGATAAGATCCCCAGCGCAACAGACGCCGCCCATGTCAAATAAGTTACATAATATAGTCCGGCAAAAACTCCCAATGCATTTTTGCCGAAAAAGTAAGGTAGCGTATAACGCCCTACCGTAATATCCTTTTCCAGATCGCAGATATTGTTAGCCAGCATAATGTTGGCAGTCGCACAGATTGGCCCTGCTGAAACTAAAAGCAGAGAAAACGCAGGC
This genomic stretch from Lacrimispora sphenoides harbors:
- a CDS encoding BglG family transcription antiterminator: MENRLLEIFRLVCQSNREFTVRELAQQFSVSSRTIYSDIKKLNELLEASGYSEINADKGKMFYTEPLMIEFESLIHSTPAFVLSNLRIRRLRITTSILLSGDQFTVDDLLKELDISRNTLIGDLKEVREMLSFHSIAVEATPFKGYRISGKEQNIRNLLILSISEDPLFFEDRAGKEDMQILYSCEAFLDDVARRLNVELSDVSFNRMLIAFYVTYARISIGKAFTGGPKDVLTREEKAFVERHEEIEAIFGREVSIDDCFYLANKLAEASVVKSEELLSEKWLPFNLVTNQFIDAVAQEYSFEAFRTDSKLYEGLLNHLRPAYKRALAGEWAENPLLSYVLENFYQLNKAVEKSVKVLEEELKVHFNEHEISYFTLFFASVIERNEKQIRRTPNVIIVCNAGISTSEILKSRLQAIFHVNILGTFSVRNAALWLKEHTPDLIISTVPFKWKDTKVLKVSPYLSDYDIKEIQSQLSFLTARIHMAEVMNIIGKYVEIEDHKLAPLKNELSIYLGITENSEPKKGIYQPMLKEILTTELIKAKFEAASRDEAVKESGRLLVDKGLADESYIQAMLKNVEVNGTYIVISPGIAMPHARPEEGALDIGLSIVTLKEPVVFGHPKNDPVKIVVGLCAIDHQSHLKALTELADILMDEKKVYEITNANSAEEILQIIKGDSQC
- a CDS encoding MurR/RpiR family transcriptional regulator, which produces MEINNLGLLNSLSLIVNAGKSDNIEYVLAQYILKNLYRISSVSISEITEECFTSISAIRRFCEQLGYDNFSKLKSSVTKLVFPSNLRYRDIEEYYNYQSHIKNLINDMIIDIDEHFNFEKISFLCQLLHRDVNIVFLCANNTSGTIAKFQQELMFASKVTHVISNSFTKNNVLKSFNAEDIIITVSASGKFAELSFEFVKSLKGHKFLITGNRDQSLKSAYEDVFYISKNSISNDYLSIYGKYGITYILDLLSMQYIFLYS
- a CDS encoding M24 family metallopeptidase, with the protein product MIQLKEIKAPELEQDLVPVALSDETMEERKEKLLAKMKEKGYDTVVIYADLEHGSNFEYICGFLPRFEEALLVLHSCGKAYMVLGNENLNKAAKSRIEVTAVHMPYFSLPNQPMETEKSVAEIFMQCGLEKAKNIGFVGWKNFTGKTEDNTALYDIPYFIVQAIMSNCREARFSNAAGLFIGDGGVRTTNNANELAHYEFGAALAGNCILEAMEAFDEGKTEMQIAEKLAAFGQPHNVVTIMAAGERFVKANIYPTNKVIKKGDRISITTGFKGGLQSRGGYAVFCEEELPEGEKDYLKKVAIPYYTAVKTWLETIKIGMDGNELYDKIEEVLPKAQYGWSLNPGHLCADEEWLASPVYKGSEERIKSGMLFQIDIIPSVPGYGGISCESGVMLADKALREAIKKEYPEVWNRIQKRRAYIMEELAIKLPEEVIPTSNATAYCRPFLLNKRAAFTGSK
- a CDS encoding M81 family metallopeptidase; this encodes MKVLIAQFVIESNANIPYKSRLENFNLLFGEDCIREMKCEDVFGREGVEIIPSIYANAAAGGVLEKDAFDFIENRILEDVKKHIHEIDGIYLHLHGASEVEDLEGGSGDHHIVKEIRKLVGPYLPVAVVCDPHGNLSKEYVESTTLIRSYRNSPHTDIKETITFVCEKMAALLKTRQNITPVYRKLPMILGGEQSVSADEPVKTINQYLEELEEDKRILSCSWHVGYIRHDCDVAGCGIVVIPATETDQEYANHIADKLAKYVWDKRHEFHYTGLTAPPEEAMKMAVEFKGKPVFITDSGDNVTSGAVGCNTVLLRQVLALVNTSNKKFLFAGINDAEALTKLAGLEEEEKVSISLGMNLDELSAKVDLDVEVKAKGYLAGYSYVGEGNFGDCITIGVKDKPIDIIVSGNNHPFVEIHQFHTAGVNYEDYDIIIVKQGYIFPELKEEGKLTVMSLTQGATLQDTSKLLFKRIMRPMFPIDDI
- a CDS encoding PTS transporter subunit EIIC; translation: MKYVEMSKQVLEHVGGIENLNHVEHCATRLRLHYNSKKLVNEEALKGIENVLGIVSKAGQVQIIIGPNVNEAYNDFLDVSGWKEGITSETVSLEEPEEKKAMYYVNKFGNFMAAVFMPIVPALITGGMILAFKNLLVNYFGVAMDSGTAVILTSIFSAAFTFLPVYIGFTMAKRLKMEPIMGAFLGGLLVSSNISGAAGLSFLGIGIPVVEYTGSVLPIMLGIGFMYFVDKLFQKYIPETVRYFLKPLCTMIVVVPVTLIILGPIGTVLSTYVGVGITNLMSAIGGIAMPIFAVVYPYMVMLGLDKAIMPIGFNSVATIGYDPAIMVMGYISNLCIGGSALAVATTIRNDKSKKGMITSFGITALCGVTEPAFYGSLIMRPRVLIGTAIGAASAGLVAGIFGLKSYVMGGCPGLLTALFFVEKDGGLGNFFLAAIVSVVAVAVSFVSCKIILSKTE
- a CDS encoding glycoside hydrolase family 1 protein, producing the protein MSIKGNFLWGSATAAYQCEGGWDEDGKGLNEWDVFNHESSLNINNEDGDVASDFYHRFKEDIDLMAEGNQNTYRFSISWARIIPRGVGEVNPKGIEFYNNVINYCMEKGITPNVTLFHYDLPNEMAKIGGWENRKVVDAFNQYAKVCFENFGDRVKIWSTINEPRYYAYCSYVVGNYPPNYKADFSRFWNVLYNLMLGSAKAVQSYKVLGMKGIIGIVHDNGNVELDPDTKEKELVKLRADIFYNRMVLDTAVFGKIPAELSKVLEDNHVDASFIYEEDIPAFEKGKIDYIGLNLYNRQYITDYSEGETEIFHNNKGKGSKSKEGIRIKDLFETSFDPDVKRNLWGREVYPKCMYNALKEIKAKYGDILVYITENGCGQYETPDDNGYVKDTERIEICSEFIDYMLQAKEEGVNVQGYYMWSSMDLYSWINGYEKRYGIVRVDFKNNNRRIPKESYYWYKALIAAKRGI
- a CDS encoding N-acetylmuramoyl-L-alanine amidase family protein — its product is MKKYLKLLLTGISSLALVLSASAFTTQAEEQTSLPSSIRIYGTVTQVSENRLRMIRKDGASADQEIILNLSSESKILNAVSGDPEAVEQIQEGEFIYADISPVMTMSLPPMTNAFTVLCKIPADYQVPEYITVASMSINSDGKTGTLTSDTGKQYRITEQSNLFPYLTRNIVTVHDLTKGRNCLVWSTDNAISKIMVFPNSVTSDMQTGWVKKDGNWYFYDNNGLSYTGWLKDNGNWYYLDPESGIMRTGFITLEGKTYYLQKDGRMLTSAKTFIPDENGVLR